Proteins encoded together in one Calditrichota bacterium window:
- a CDS encoding LapA family protein — MWLVRWIGAIVVVLVLVVLATQNSALQVVVRFYKWQSVELPLWVVMYLSYAAGLLTWLLISLIRVFALRADIRRVTKENEKLRAELGRLRNISVQEGMLAPAKLAPGAIEEELERT; from the coding sequence TGGTGCGTTGGATAGGCGCGATTGTGGTTGTGTTGGTACTGGTGGTGCTGGCCACCCAAAACTCGGCTCTGCAGGTGGTGGTGCGCTTCTACAAGTGGCAGAGTGTCGAGCTCCCACTTTGGGTGGTGATGTACCTGAGCTACGCGGCGGGGCTTCTCACCTGGTTGCTCATCTCGCTCATTCGCGTGTTCGCGCTGCGCGCGGACATTCGTCGCGTGACCAAAGAAAACGAGAAGTTGAGAGCCGAACTCGGGCGACTTCGCAACATCTCGGTGCAAGAGGGAATGCTGGCGCCTGCCAAACTCGCCCCTGGCGCTATTGAAGAGGAGCTGGAACGGACGTAA